CAACTTTTCTCTGGAGGTAAAAATGATTATATTAGGCATAGATCCCGGCACAGCCATAACGGGCTATGGCGTTATAGAATTTATTGGGAATCGCTACAAACCTATTACTTATAGTTGTTTAAGAACAGAACCCGACTTACCCCTGGATCTCCGACTTAAAAAACTTTATCAGGGTTTAATGGATATCATCAAAAGATACCAACCAGACTGCATGGCTGTTGAAGAATTATTTTTTAATAAAAATGCTCGAACCGCTCTGGCAGTAGGGCATGCCAGAGGCATTGCGCTGTTGGCAGGGGCCAACTCAAGTATCCCGGTTGCTGAATATACACCTTTGCAAGTGAAGCAGGCTGTAACGGGCTATGGCAAGGCAGAGAAACAACAGATTCAATTTATGGTTAAAACATTACTGTCACTGCCGGAGATTCCTAAACCAGACGATGTTGCGGATGCTTTAGCCGTTGCAATTTGCCATGCCCAATGGAGTTCTACTTTTGGAGGAAGGATAAAATGATTGCGTATATAAAGGGTTTATTAGCAGCCGATGGGCCAGGTTGGGTAGTTATAGATGTGAATGGTATCGGCTATCATGTAAGTATACCATCAACCACCCAGTTGCCTGCTCTGGGGCACGAGGTTAAGCTTTTCACTCATATGAGTGTAAGGGAAGATGGCATTCAGTTCTTTGGTTTCGCCAAGGAAGATGAAAAGGAATGTTTTTTGCTATTGCTAAATGTGGCGGGCGTAGGTCCCAAGGTAGCTCTGGCAGTAGTGTCACATTTGCCGCCAAGCAACCTAAGATCGGCCATAGCCATAGAAGATGTTAATCAATTGGTGAAAGTACCCGGTGTAGGTAAAAAAACTGCACAAAGAATATTGCTGGAACTGAAAGATAAACTCAAGGGAATGGCAGCAGTGGAGCATAGTACGCTACAACAATCGGTCATTACCACGGGAAGTGGAGACGAGGCTGTCGAGGCGCTGCTGGCACTGGGATATTCCCAAGGAGAAGCCAGGGATGCAGTAAAAAAGGCACAAAAAAGTGCACCAGAAGAGGATTTATCTGCCTTGATTAAAATAGCTCTCAAAGAACTGGCACCGTCCAGGTAACTTGGAGGAATGATATGTCTGATCGGTTAATATCTGCCACGGCTCAGTCAGAAGATAATGATTTGGAGCTTAGTTTGCGGCCCCGTAGGTTAAGTGAATATATCGGCCAACAGAAGGCCAAGGAGACCATTTCTATCTTTGTCGAAGCAGCTCGACAAAGGGGGGAACCCTTGGACCATGTTTTGCTGTTTGGACCCCCTGGTTTAGGGAAAACTACTTTAAGTAATATTATTGCCAATGAAATGGCAGTGAATATTCGTACTACATCTGGACCGGCCATTGAAAGACAAGGGGATTTGGCAGCCATTTTAACAAATTTGGCCCCCGGAGACGTGTTATTTATTGATGAAATTCACCGCTTAAGCAAGGCAGTGGAGGAGATATTATATCCTGCCATGGAAGACTTTGCCCTTGACATCGTATTGGGTAAAGGCCCTGGGGCCCGTTCCATCCGCTTAGATTTGCCTAAATTTACATTAATAGGGGCCACCACACGGGCGGGTATGCTGGCATCTCCCTTGCGAGACCGTTTTGGGATTATTAGTCGATTGGAATTTTACAACAACGAAGATTTAACAAGGATTGTAACCCGGGCTGCTGATATTTTAAAGGTGGTCATTGACAGATCTGGGGCAGAGGAAATAGCTCGTCGGTCTCGGGGGACTCCTAGGGTAGCAAATCGGTTGCTGAAACGAGTTAGAGATTATGCCCAGGTGAGAGCCCAGGGTGATATCACCGCGGATGTAGCTGCGGAGGCACTGGAATTCTTTGAAGTGGACCCCCTGGGATTGGATCATACAGACCGTCGCTTACTCAGCAGCATTATCGAAAAATTTAACGGTGGACCAGTGGGGTTAGATACCATTGCAGCTGCCATCAGTGAAGAAACAGATACCGTGGAAGATGTTTTAGAACCCTTTCTAATGCAAATGGGATTAATAACCAGAACTCCTAGGGGACGGGTTGTTACTCCCCAGGCATACAAGCATTTGGGGATTCCTATGAATCGTGAGACCCAGAAAGGACTCGAGCAAAATTCTCTTTTTTAATCAGAGGGCTTTGGGTTTATAAAAAATACAATTATGGTGATTAATAATGAAAAAATTGCTACTTCATACATGTTGTGGACCCTGCGCAATCCATCCTTTAGATGAATTACGTAGCAAGGGCTTTGAGGTATTCGGCCTTTTTTACAATCCCAATATTCATCCCTATACTGAATTTAAAAAGCGCAGGGATCAGTTAGAGGAATATGCCCAGCAGCAAAATTGGAAAGTTATCTTTGACGAGGAATATCGGCTGGATGAATACTTACATGAGGTGATTCACCGGGAAACCAAGCGTTGCCAATTGTGTTACAACATGCGTCTTAAGAAAGCGGCTCAAATGGCAAAGAAAGGTAATTTTGATGCTTTTAGCACCACTCTTTTAGTAAGCCCTTTTCAAAAACATGATTTAATTAGAGAACTGGGGGAAAATTTGGCTGAACAATATGGTGTACCTTTTTATTATCAAGATTTTCGTCCGGGGTATAAAGAGGCCACGATTAAATCCAAGGAATTAGAAATGTATCGTCAGCAATACTGTGGCTGCATCTACAGCGAAAGAGACCGGTATTATAGACCTGTTAAGAAAAAGGTGGGAGAAAGGTGACACCCTTTGAGTCCATAGCAAAAATGCTAATTTTTGCAGGTATTAGCATAGCCATTTTGGGAGGAATGCTACTGATTGTGGGCAAAATTCCTGGCATTGGCAAATTGCCAGGAGATATTTTCGTTCGGAAAGGTAACTTTACCTTTTATTTCCCAGTGGTCACATCAATCCTGTTAAGTATTCTTCTTACGTTTATTATCAACCTTTTCTTTCGACGGTAAATCATGAGATATACTTATTAAAATGATAGAAGGAAATGGTAAAAACTTGTCGAATATTATTTTTTGTGTATTTTTTCCAAGTTCATGTTGACCAAGGGTTATAGTTATCTTGTTATTAAGAAATACTATTACTTAGATATGCCAAGCTAAACAAAGGAGTCTATAGATTGCAGCTATCGGATTTTGATTTTGAACTACCTGAGGAGTTAATTGCTCAAGAACCCATTAAGCAAAGGGATCAATCCAGACTTATGATTGTTCACAGGGATATTGATCGAACAGAGCATAAAACATTCAAAGATCTATTACAATATTTACAGCCTGGGGATGTGCTGGTAATGAATGACAGTAAAGTTTTACCAGCCCGTATTTATGGTGAGAAAGTTTCAACCGGTGCCAAAATAGAAGTTTTACTTTTACGTCAGATATCAGCCAACCAATGGGAAACCCTGGTTAAACCTGGTAAAAGGGCAAAAATAGGGGAGATTTTGGACTTCGGTTCTGGCAAAATGAAAGGAAAAATTGTTGACCATACCGATGTGGGTGGCCGTGTAATAGAATTTAGTTGTCAAGAACCTTTTTTACAAGTATTGGAGCAGATTGGATCAATGCCTCTTCCTCCCTATATAAAGAAGCCATTGACGGACAAACAACGTTACCAGACGGTTTATGCTCGGCAAGAGGGGTCTGCTGCTGCACCCACCGCCGGGCTTCATTTTACCCGTGAGCTATTAGAGGAGATAAGAAACAGGGGAGTCAGCATCGTAACTGTGTTACTCCACGTTGGCCTGGGGACTTTCCGTCCGGTTCAGGTTGAGGACGTAACCAGTCACAGAATGCATGAGGAATATTATGAAATAACGCCTCAGGCTGCCGAAGAGATTAATCAGGCAAAGCTTCGGGGTGGGCGTGTTATCGCAGTGGGTACCACAAGTGTTCGTTGTTTGGAAACTTCTTCAAATGAAGCAGGACAAGTATTACCGGGATCCGGTTTTACGGATATATTTATCTACCCAGGTTATCAATTTAAAGTGATTGAAGGATTAGTTACAAATTTTCACCTGCCTAAGTCAAGTCTGCTTATGTTAATAAGTGCCTTGGCGGGAAGGGAAAAAATATTAAAGGCATACCAACAGGCTGTAACAGAGCAATATCGTTTCTTTAGTTTTGGCGATGCCATGTTAATCATCTAGGAGGAACTATGCCAGTTAAAATTAAGATAGAAAAGAAAGAAAAACATACAAGGGCCAGGCTTGGCAAGTTAACTACTCCCCATGGTGAGGTAGAAACACCCATTTTTATGCCAGTGGGGACCCAAGCAACCGTAAAGACCATGACCCCCGAGGAGGTAAAGGAAACTGGCGGTCGATTAGTTTTAAGCAATACCTATCACCTTTACTTACGTCCCGGCCACGACCTGGTAAAAGAAGCCGGCGGTCTTCATAAATTTATGAACTGGGATGGTCCGATCCTTACAGATAGTGGAGGCTTTCAGGTATTTAGTTTAGGACCCCTGAGGACCATTACGGAAGAGGGCGTAGAGTTCAGGTCACATATAGATGGTTCAAAACATTTCTTTACACCGGAAAAGGTTATGGAGATTGAGCAGGCTCTAGGCGCAGATATAGCAATGGCCTTTGACGAATGTGCACCCTATCCCTGTGAGAAAGAGTATGCAGTGGCAGCTTTGGAGCGTACCACCCGTTGGGCTGAACGCTGTAAAAGGGTTCATAAGAGAGAAGATCAAGCTTTGTTTGGGATTATTCAGGGGGGTGTTTTCCCTGATCTTCGTGAACGAAGTGCCAAAGAATTGCTGGCAATGGATTTTCCCGGATATGGCATCGGAGGTCTTTCTGTTGGAGAGCCCAAGGAATTGATGTACGAAGTCCTTGATCAGCTTATGCCCATTATGCCGGAAGACAAGCCACGGTATCTAATGGGGGTGGGTTCGCCGGATTGCTTAATTGAAGGGGTTGTGCGAGGCGTTGATATGTTCGACTGTGTACTCCCCACCAGAATCGCCCGAAATGGTACTGTATTCACCCATAATGGAAAGCTTACTGTACGAAATGCTGAATATGCCAGGGACTTTAGGCCCATGGATCAGCAATGTGATTGCTACGCATGTCGCAACTACTCCCGGGCATATATAAGACACCTGATTAAAACCGATGAAATTCTGGGTATTCGATTAACAACCATCCACAATTTGCATTTTATTCAACATTTAATGCAGAACATCCGTCAAGCAATCCGTGAGGATCGGTTATTAGAATACAGAGAAGATTTTTTGAAAGTTTTTAATGCAGGGTAAATTTTCTTTGTTTGGCAGGGAAATACTTTTAAATAAAGAAACATATATAGTGTGAAAATGCAGAAAGGAGGTTCTCATATTGAATTTAGGTCCGCAATCAGCTTCAATAATTTATATTGTTGCCTTATTTGCTATCCTTTACTTCTTAATGATAAGACCCCAACAAAAAAGACAGAAGCAGCATGCTGCCATGATAAAAGCACTGAATGTTGGTGACAACATTGTAACAGTGGGTGGGTTACTGGGTTCTGTAATTAAGATTAAAGAGACTACAGTTGTTGTACGGGTGGCGGATAAAGTAAATATAGAAATTTTAAAAAATGCCATAGCCCAAGTTACCGAAAAAAAAGCCGAAGAATAAAACACAAAGAAGTATGGCAGAAAATATTAGTTTTTAAAGAGGTATTAAATAGAAAGAATAGAGTAGGCATGTCCTACTCTATTTTAGTATAGCGAAAAAATAAAACTTTTCCGATATACGCAAGGGATTTTATCTGCTTTGAGCAGAGTAGATAAAATCCCATACTACCAATTTAGGGAGTGGTTTATAGGTGAGCATAACTCTGGAAGATGTAAAGGCAAATCCCATTGTGGATTCTTGTATTCGCAAAGGAAATGAATACCTTGGAGTTATGGGTTTTACCGAACACAGTTACAGACATATTAATTTAGTTTCCAGCATTGCCCGTAACATCCTGGAGAAACTGGGTCGACCCAAAAGAGAATGTGAACTGGCCGCCATTGCTGGTTATATGCATGATGTTGGCAATGTCATTAGCCGCAATGATCACGGTATTTCCGGGGCCAATATTGCTTTCAACCTTCTTTTAAATATGGGTATGCCACCGGATGAAGTTTGTACAGTGGCTTCAGCCATTGCAAACCACGAAGAACAGTACGGTTATCCAGTCAACGCTGTGTCTGCAGCACTAATAGTAGCGGATAAGTCTGATGTACACCGTTCTCGGGTACGAAATCAAGATTTTGCCACCTTTGACATACATGACCGTGTTAATTACGCTGCCTCCCATGCCTTTGTATATGTCAATGATGATAAGCATACGATTACCATGGAGCTAAATATTGATATCGAAATATGTCCCGTTATGGAATATTTTGAGATATTTTTAAGCAGAATGATTCTTTGTCGAAGGGCGGCCAACTACTTGGGGTGTAACTTTGAGCTAGTAATCAACGGTGCAAAGTTGCTATAAACTGAATATTGCCTTAATTGACAGGAATTTTTTGCAGGTATATAATTATTTTTGTTTATTTGTAGTATAAAAGGGGGAAAACCTGGAGATGAAATGGGACAGGGTACTCAGACTGTTTGCAGTAGTCATTGCTGTAGTCGTCATTGCTGTTTTTAGTGTGCAGCCCATCTTCCCGAATGTAAAATGGCTACCGCTGACAAAAGAAATACCTTTAGGTCTCGATCTGCAAGGGGGCGTTCATGTAGCATTGGAGGCCCATGATACAGAACAGGCAAAAGTAAACGATGAGAATATGAAGCAACTGCTGGAAGCCATTGAACGCCGTGTCAATGCCTTTGGTGTTTCGGAACCCATTGTTCAGCAAGAGGGAGACCGGCGTATTATTGTAGAATTAGCTGGTATTAAAGACCCGGATCAAGCTGTTCGAGATATTGTAAAGACTGCATTTCTTGAATTCAAGACCGAGGATGGCAAGACAATTCTTACAGGGGCAGATTTAAAGAATGCTGTGGAATCCAGCGATCCTGTTACCAATGTGGTGGAAGTAGGCTTGGAGTTTAACAAAGAGGGAACCCAAAAGTTCGCCGAGGCCACCAGTGCAAATGTGGGTAAACGTATTGCCATTATTTTGGATGGCAATGTATTACAAACTCCCGTTGTGAACGAACCCATTACCGGTGGAAAGGCTAGAATTACAGGCTATGCAAATCTAGAAGAAGCCCATACCATTGCTGTACTTCTTAAATCTGGTGCGTTGCCCTTAAAGACAGAGGTAATCGAAAAAAGAACTGTGGGTCCAAGCCTAGGGGCTGATTCCTTAAGCAAATCTATTAAGGCAGCAGCCGTTGGCTTAATTGCAATTTTGATTTTTATGTTGGGCTATTATCGTTTGCCCGGCATGGTGGCCAACTTTGCATTGGTGGTCTATGGGGTAATTGTAATAGCAATTTTTGCAGCCATGCATGTGGTTTTAACGTTACCTGGTATTGCAGCCTTTGTACTCTCCATGGGTATGGCAGTGGATGCTAATGTTATCATTTTTGAACGTATAAAAGAAGAACTCAAGAGTGGTAAAAGTTTGCGTTCTTCCATTGAATCAGGCTTTAAGAGAGCCTTTGTGGCAGTTCTTGACTCAAACGTCACAACCCTAATTGCTGCGGCAGTTCTTTTCTACTTTGGATCTGGTCCCATTAAGAGTTTTGCTGTGGCCCTTTCGGTGGGTATTCTAACTAGTATGTTTACAGCCATTACCTTTACCCGGTGGGTGCTGCATTTAACGGCAAGCACTGGCATTAAAAATACCAAATTATACGGTGCGCAGGGGAGGTAGATAACATGTTTCATATTATAAAAAAACGCAAAATATATTATATTATCTCCCTGGCCATTATCCTCATCGGGATGGTTTCACTGCTAACCAAGGGCTTAAACCTTGGCATCGATTTCACTGGAGGCAACATCGTTGAGTTGCAGTTTAAAAAATCGGTAACAGCAGAGTCTGTACGTGCTGTATTAGCTGAGTACAAGCTAGCAGATAGCAAAGTACAAACCAGTGGAGAAAATACCTATTTAATTCGTACCCATGCTTTAACACAGGAAGAAAGTGATAAAGCCTTTAACGCAATAAGTGAAAAATTGGGTGGGGCCACTGTTCTCAGAAATGAGTTGGTGGGTCCTGTGATTGGTAAGGAATTAACTAGGCAAGCAATCTTGGCTCTGGCCATTGCTTCTGTATTAATGATTCTCTATATTACCTGGCGTTTTGAATTTCTCCAGGGTATATCTGCCATTGGTGCACTTCTACACGATGTGTTAGTAATGGTGGGTATGGCATCCCTGTTGCAAATTGAAATTGACAGCACCTTTGTGGCGGCAGTTCTAACCATCATTGGTTATTCCATTAACGATACCATTGTTATCTTTGACCGAATTCGGGAAAACATGAGGAAAAGCCGTAAAGAGGATCTGGCGGATTTGGTCAACAAATCCCTTTGGCAAACCATGGCCCGGTCCATTAACACGGTGTTAACGGTGGTCTTTGTGCTGGTTGCATTACTGTTATTTGGTGGAAGCACCATTCATAACTTTGTGTCGTTACTGTTGATTGGTGTTATTAGTGGTGCCTACTCTTCCATCTTTAACGCCAGCCCGGTTTGGTTTGACTTGAGACGGATTCAGAAGGAACGCAAGGCTTCTGCAAAAGCCACTGCATAAAACAAAATATGCGCGGGGATAGAACCTCGCGCATATTTTTTACCTAAAAAGAGGAGGAAGAATATGTTAGAAAATCTTGTAAGAAAACAAACGGGTAACCGTATTATCGTTACTGTAATAGGTCAAGATAGGGTTGGTATTATAGCAAAGGTATCCAATATTTTAGCCACCCATCAAGTTAATATTTTGGACATCAGCCAAACCATTATGCAAGAGTTTTTTGCCATGGTTCTTATTGCAGATATGGAGAAAAGTGATTTGGACCTAGAGACAATCAAAGAGAAACTTAGTATCCTAGGACAGGAATTAGGCGTAAAGATTGAAGCACAGCATGAAGATGTATTTCGTTATATGCATAGGATTTAAAGAAGGGTGCTACAGGAGGATAAAATGTACAGTATAAATGAAGTTTTAGAAACCATCCGCATGGTCCAAGAAGAAAATCTGGATATTCGGACCATTACAATGGGAATCAGTCTGCGGGATTGTGCGGACGCCAACGCAGCGAAAGCCTGTCAAAGGATCTATGATAAGATTACAACCCAAGCAGCCAATTTGGTGAAAGCCGGGGAAGAAATAGAACGTGAATATGGTATCCCTATTATCAATAAACGGATTTCTGTTACCCCTATCTCTTTGGTTGCTGAAAGCAGCGATGCCAATAATTATACTCCCTTTGCAGAGGCCATGGATCGAGCTGCCAAGGAAGTGGGTGTAAACTTCATTGGGGGATTCTCTGCCTTAGTACATAAGGGATTTACAAAGGGTGACCGCATATTAATCAATTCCATACCGGAAGCTCTAGCTACGACGGAAAGGGTCTGCTCATCGGTTAATGTGGGTTCTACCAAGGACGGCATCAATATGGATGCTGTGTACCGTATGGGCCAGGTGGTTAAGGAATGTGCAGAGAGAACTGCCGATAAAGATGGTTTAGCCTGTGCCAAATTGGTGGTATTTTGCAATGTACCCGAGGACAATCCATTTATGGCCGGCGCCTTTCATGGCATTGGTGAGGCAGAGTGTGTCATTAACGTAGGTGTTAGTGGACCAGGTGTGGTTAAAAATGCTGTGGAGAAGGTAAAGGGAACTGATTTCGGAACTCTGGCAGAAACAGTTAAAAAGACAGCCTTTAAAATCACCCGCATGGGCGAATTGGTAGGTCGCGCTGCTGCTAAAAAACTAGGCGTACCCTTTGGTATTGTGGACCTGTCCTTGGCTCCGACACCGGCGGTGGGGGACAGTGTGGCCGAAGTACTGGAGGCCATGGGACTGGAGTGCTGTGGTACCCATGGCACAACGGCGGCCCTCGCCCTTTTAAACGATGCAGTGAAAAAAGGGGGGGCAATGGCGTCTTCCTATGTGGGCGGCTTATCCGGTGCCTTTATTCCCTTAAGCGAAGATGCTGGTATGATCCGGGCAGCGGAATGTGGAAT
This genomic interval from Desulforamulus reducens MI-1 contains the following:
- the ruvC gene encoding crossover junction endodeoxyribonuclease RuvC, with translation MIILGIDPGTAITGYGVIEFIGNRYKPITYSCLRTEPDLPLDLRLKKLYQGLMDIIKRYQPDCMAVEELFFNKNARTALAVGHARGIALLAGANSSIPVAEYTPLQVKQAVTGYGKAEKQQIQFMVKTLLSLPEIPKPDDVADALAVAICHAQWSSTFGGRIK
- the ruvA gene encoding Holliday junction branch migration protein RuvA, which encodes MIAYIKGLLAADGPGWVVIDVNGIGYHVSIPSTTQLPALGHEVKLFTHMSVREDGIQFFGFAKEDEKECFLLLLNVAGVGPKVALAVVSHLPPSNLRSAIAIEDVNQLVKVPGVGKKTAQRILLELKDKLKGMAAVEHSTLQQSVITTGSGDEAVEALLALGYSQGEARDAVKKAQKSAPEEDLSALIKIALKELAPSR
- the ruvB gene encoding Holliday junction branch migration DNA helicase RuvB, whose product is MSDRLISATAQSEDNDLELSLRPRRLSEYIGQQKAKETISIFVEAARQRGEPLDHVLLFGPPGLGKTTLSNIIANEMAVNIRTTSGPAIERQGDLAAILTNLAPGDVLFIDEIHRLSKAVEEILYPAMEDFALDIVLGKGPGARSIRLDLPKFTLIGATTRAGMLASPLRDRFGIISRLEFYNNEDLTRIVTRAADILKVVIDRSGAEEIARRSRGTPRVANRLLKRVRDYAQVRAQGDITADVAAEALEFFEVDPLGLDHTDRRLLSSIIEKFNGGPVGLDTIAAAISEETDTVEDVLEPFLMQMGLITRTPRGRVVTPQAYKHLGIPMNRETQKGLEQNSLF
- a CDS encoding epoxyqueuosine reductase QueH; amino-acid sequence: MKKLLLHTCCGPCAIHPLDELRSKGFEVFGLFYNPNIHPYTEFKKRRDQLEEYAQQQNWKVIFDEEYRLDEYLHEVIHRETKRCQLCYNMRLKKAAQMAKKGNFDAFSTTLLVSPFQKHDLIRELGENLAEQYGVPFYYQDFRPGYKEATIKSKELEMYRQQYCGCIYSERDRYYRPVKKKVGER
- a CDS encoding DUF2905 domain-containing protein, which codes for MTPFESIAKMLIFAGISIAILGGMLLIVGKIPGIGKLPGDIFVRKGNFTFYFPVVTSILLSILLTFIINLFFRR
- the queA gene encoding tRNA preQ1(34) S-adenosylmethionine ribosyltransferase-isomerase QueA — its product is MQLSDFDFELPEELIAQEPIKQRDQSRLMIVHRDIDRTEHKTFKDLLQYLQPGDVLVMNDSKVLPARIYGEKVSTGAKIEVLLLRQISANQWETLVKPGKRAKIGEILDFGSGKMKGKIVDHTDVGGRVIEFSCQEPFLQVLEQIGSMPLPPYIKKPLTDKQRYQTVYARQEGSAAAPTAGLHFTRELLEEIRNRGVSIVTVLLHVGLGTFRPVQVEDVTSHRMHEEYYEITPQAAEEINQAKLRGGRVIAVGTTSVRCLETSSNEAGQVLPGSGFTDIFIYPGYQFKVIEGLVTNFHLPKSSLLMLISALAGREKILKAYQQAVTEQYRFFSFGDAMLII
- the tgt gene encoding tRNA guanosine(34) transglycosylase Tgt — protein: MPVKIKIEKKEKHTRARLGKLTTPHGEVETPIFMPVGTQATVKTMTPEEVKETGGRLVLSNTYHLYLRPGHDLVKEAGGLHKFMNWDGPILTDSGGFQVFSLGPLRTITEEGVEFRSHIDGSKHFFTPEKVMEIEQALGADIAMAFDECAPYPCEKEYAVAALERTTRWAERCKRVHKREDQALFGIIQGGVFPDLRERSAKELLAMDFPGYGIGGLSVGEPKELMYEVLDQLMPIMPEDKPRYLMGVGSPDCLIEGVVRGVDMFDCVLPTRIARNGTVFTHNGKLTVRNAEYARDFRPMDQQCDCYACRNYSRAYIRHLIKTDEILGIRLTTIHNLHFIQHLMQNIRQAIREDRLLEYREDFLKVFNAG
- the yajC gene encoding preprotein translocase subunit YajC; the protein is MNLGPQSASIIYIVALFAILYFLMIRPQQKRQKQHAAMIKALNVGDNIVTVGGLLGSVIKIKETTVVVRVADKVNIEILKNAIAQVTEKKAEE
- a CDS encoding HD domain-containing protein, whose amino-acid sequence is MSITLEDVKANPIVDSCIRKGNEYLGVMGFTEHSYRHINLVSSIARNILEKLGRPKRECELAAIAGYMHDVGNVISRNDHGISGANIAFNLLLNMGMPPDEVCTVASAIANHEEQYGYPVNAVSAALIVADKSDVHRSRVRNQDFATFDIHDRVNYAASHAFVYVNDDKHTITMELNIDIEICPVMEYFEIFLSRMILCRRAANYLGCNFELVINGAKLL
- the secD gene encoding protein translocase subunit SecD, coding for MKWDRVLRLFAVVIAVVVIAVFSVQPIFPNVKWLPLTKEIPLGLDLQGGVHVALEAHDTEQAKVNDENMKQLLEAIERRVNAFGVSEPIVQQEGDRRIIVELAGIKDPDQAVRDIVKTAFLEFKTEDGKTILTGADLKNAVESSDPVTNVVEVGLEFNKEGTQKFAEATSANVGKRIAIILDGNVLQTPVVNEPITGGKARITGYANLEEAHTIAVLLKSGALPLKTEVIEKRTVGPSLGADSLSKSIKAAAVGLIAILIFMLGYYRLPGMVANFALVVYGVIVIAIFAAMHVVLTLPGIAAFVLSMGMAVDANVIIFERIKEELKSGKSLRSSIESGFKRAFVAVLDSNVTTLIAAAVLFYFGSGPIKSFAVALSVGILTSMFTAITFTRWVLHLTASTGIKNTKLYGAQGR
- the secF gene encoding protein translocase subunit SecF; its protein translation is MFHIIKKRKIYYIISLAIILIGMVSLLTKGLNLGIDFTGGNIVELQFKKSVTAESVRAVLAEYKLADSKVQTSGENTYLIRTHALTQEESDKAFNAISEKLGGATVLRNELVGPVIGKELTRQAILALAIASVLMILYITWRFEFLQGISAIGALLHDVLVMVGMASLLQIEIDSTFVAAVLTIIGYSINDTIVIFDRIRENMRKSRKEDLADLVNKSLWQTMARSINTVLTVVFVLVALLLFGGSTIHNFVSLLLIGVISGAYSSIFNASPVWFDLRRIQKERKASAKATA
- a CDS encoding ACT domain-containing protein; its protein translation is MLENLVRKQTGNRIIVTVIGQDRVGIIAKVSNILATHQVNILDISQTIMQEFFAMVLIADMEKSDLDLETIKEKLSILGQELGVKIEAQHEDVFRYMHRI
- a CDS encoding PFL family protein — encoded protein: MYSINEVLETIRMVQEENLDIRTITMGISLRDCADANAAKACQRIYDKITTQAANLVKAGEEIEREYGIPIINKRISVTPISLVAESSDANNYTPFAEAMDRAAKEVGVNFIGGFSALVHKGFTKGDRILINSIPEALATTERVCSSVNVGSTKDGINMDAVYRMGQVVKECAERTADKDGLACAKLVVFCNVPEDNPFMAGAFHGIGEAECVINVGVSGPGVVKNAVEKVKGTDFGTLAETVKKTAFKITRMGELVGRAAAKKLGVPFGIVDLSLAPTPAVGDSVAEVLEAMGLECCGTHGTTAALALLNDAVKKGGAMASSYVGGLSGAFIPLSEDAGMIRAAECGILTLEKLEAMTCVCSVGLDMIAIPGDTTAETLAAIIADEMAIGMVNFKTTAVRIIPAPGKTVGDRVEFGGLLGHAPIIPVKQAGAQEFVTRGGRIPAPIQSLKN